ACGACGAGATATACACCATAGCGGAAGCAAAGCAGGAGATACTGAGAGTCATGGGAGGGAAGACCTATGATTAAGAATATCACTATAGGACAGTACTTCCCAGGAGAGACACTCGTCCACAGAATGGACCCAAGAATAAAGATAATGTCCGTGTTTATCTTTATAATCTCGCTCTTTTTTGTAAATCGATTTATAGCGTATGCACCTTCGGCAATATTATTGCTTGCAGTGATAGCTATATCTAGGATTCCATTTAAGTATATCTTAAAGGGCTTAAAGCCAATATCAGTTCTTATAGCTATAACTTTCTTTATAAACGTATTTATGACTAAAGGCGAAGTGCTCTACAGGCTAGGGCCGCTTACAGCTACTAGAGAGGGGCTCGTGCAAGCAGGGTTTATGGCCATAAGGCTTGTGCTGCTCGTAGTAGGCACGACACTGCTTACGCTCACTACATCTCCTATAGCGCTTACAGATGGGATAGAGAAGCTGCTGAATCCATTCAAGAGGATAGGAGTGCCGGCGCATGAGCTTGCTATGATGATGACCATAGCTCTCAGGTTTATACCTACGCTTTTAGAAGAGGCTGACAAGATAATGAAAGCCCAGATGGCAAGGGGAGCCGACTTTGAAAGTGGAAATGTAGTAAGAAGGGCTAAAAATCTGATTCCACTGCTTGTTCCGCTCTTTATAAGCGCTTTCAGAAGGGCAGACGAGCTTTCGATGGCCATGGAGTCAAGATGCTATAGAGGAGGAGAAAACAGGACAAGAATGAGAGAGCTTGTGCTTGTGAAGACAGACTATATAGCATTTGCATTTGCAGTTGTATACTTTATTTTAATAATAGCTATGAGGTATTTTATATGAGAAACATAAAGCTGACTATAGAGTACGATGGATCCCGTTTCAACGGCTGGCAGAAGCAGTCTGACCAGAGAACTGTCGAAGGAGAGTTAGAGAAAGCTATAAAGCGGACTACAGGCGAAGAGGTAAAGCTTATTGCCTCAGGGAGAACTGATACAGGAGTCCACGCCTACGGGCAGGTGGCCAATTTTTTGACAGGCTGCACTATCCCGGGCGAAAAATTTCTCTACGCTGTAAACGATAGACTTCCTGACGACGTATCTGTCAAAGCTTCGGAGGAGGTTGCAAGGAGCTTCCACTCAAGGTTTAGCGCCCACAGAAAGACTTACAGATATGTATTCTTGAACGAAGATGTCAGAAGCCCTATATACAGAAACTACGCCTACCAAGTTAAGCATGAGCTTGACTTTAAATCTATGAAAAAAGCGATTAAGCATTTTGTAGGGCGTCAAGACTACTCTTCTTTTGTGGCCAACAGAAGCAATAAACAGAAGAACATAAGGACTGTGTACTCCACTAGAATAAGAAAAGACGGTAACTTTATAGAGTTTGAGATAGAGGGCAATGGATTTCTTCACAATATGGTGAGAATAATTGCCGGAACACTCGTAGAGGTAGGGCATGGAAAGCGAAGTCCAGACAGCATCCCAGGTCTTATAGAGTGCAAGGACAGGCATCTTTCTGGACATACTGCTCCAGCCGAAGGGCTTTACCTTTTGAAAGTTTTTTATTAAAAGTATCAGGAGAACACTTGACACACTAGGATGGATGTATTAAAATGGTTTAGTATGTTAGGAAAAGAAAATCCACAGGCCCCGGATTTTTGATCATAACTAAAAGTGCAAAACATTCGCGCCTTGCACAGCTACATATAGGTGCAGGCTTTGATCGAATCTATATAAGGAGGGAAAACAATGAAGAGCTATAATGCAAAACCACAGGAAATAGAAAGAAAATGGTATGTGATAGATGCTAGTGGAAAGACTCTAGGAAGACTTTCAACAGAGATCGCATCTATATTAAGAGGTAAGCGTAAACCGATATACACTCCTCATGTTGACACAGGAGATTATGTTATAGTTATAAATGCTGAGAACATAGTTTTAACTGGAAAGAAACTGGAGCAGAAGTACTACAAGTACCACACAGGATACGCTGGAGGACTTAGAGAGGTTAGATATGACGTACTTATGGACAAGAACCCAGAGAAGATCATATCACTAGCAGTTAAGGGAATGCTTCCTAAGAACAGCTTAGGAAGACAAATGTTCAAGAAATTGAAGGTTTATCGTGGAAGCGAGCACAACCACGAAGCTCAAAAGCCTGAAGTTTACGAAGCATAGTTCAGGAAGGGAGGAATAATAATGGCTAAAGTTCAATATTACGGAACTGGAAGAAGAAAGACATCGGTAGCTAGAGTAAGACTACTACCTGGATCAGGAAATATAACAGTAAACAAGAGAAGCTTAGAGGAGTACTTTGACTACGAGACTCTAAGAGTAGTGGCAAAAGAGCCGCTTACTATAACTGAGAACCTAGACAAGTACGACGTAATAGTTACAGTAAAAGGTGGAGGATTCACTGGACAAGCTGGAGCTATAAGACACGGACTTTCAAGAGCTCTACTAAAGGCAGACGCTGAGTTAAGACCAACGCTTAAGGCAGCAGGCTTCCTTACTAGAGATGCTAGAATGGTTGAGAGAAAGAAATACGGTCTTAAAAAAGCAAGAAGAGCGCCTCAATTCTCAAAGAGATAATTACAAAAAACACTGGATATCCAGTGTTTTTTTTATACGGAATATCTGCTGGAGGACAAAAATGAAGATAAGAGAAAGAGTAAAGTACAGAGAGATTGGGATGTTGCTTATTGTGCTTTTTATAGCACTGGGCCTTGTTACGGGAAGGACAGGCTATCTAGATAGCTTTGACAAATCTATACTGGGGTATGTCCAAAGCGGAGACAGCAAAGTGGCCTTTACTATAGCCAGATCTTTGGGTATAGCAGGTTCGGCAGCAGGCTATGTCTTGATAGGAGTTTACCTTCTATTCAAAGCTGCAGACAGGAAAAACTATTTGGACTTCAAGCTATACGCCACATCTGCGCTTTTGAATACAGCGTTCAATCAGGCTTTTAAGCTATTCTACGAGCGAGTAAGACCGTTAGACTTCTCCAGGATAGAGGTTTCGGGGTATAGCTTTCCAAGCGGACACTCAATGGCTGCGATGGGGGTAGGGCTTACGCTGGCCTATATAGCCTCAAAGCGGAATAGAAGAGCGAAGAAGAAGTACTATGCAGCAAGTATAGTCGTTGCACTTTTGGTGGGATGGAGCAGGATGTATCTCGGAGTGCATTGGCCTACAGACATATTGGCAGGGTATTTAGGTGGCGCAATAGTCTTTCTGCTGTCTATAAATATGGAGTTTAAAAAGAAATAAAGATCCGCCTCAGCGAATCTTTATTTTTTTATGTTCAAGCCTGTATTCAATTGTCTTGTTGAGCAGCTTTCTGATCACAGAGGCGGCAGGCACGGCCAGGAGCATTCCCATTATTCCGAAGAGCCCACCTGAGATCAATATGGTGGTCATGGTCCAGAAAGTCGAAAGCCCAACCTTGCCACCCAGAATTTTAGGGCCTAAGTACAGTCCGTCGAACTGCTGTAGCAGTATGGCCAAGATGGATATTTGAATGGCCAGATCTGGCATATAGACGATAGATATTACAGAGACTGCAATGATTCCAACTAGAGGCCCAAAGTAAGGGACTATGTTTGTGACTCCGAATATGGTGCTCATCAGAAGTACGAAGTCTGCTCCCATAAGCTTTATGGGCACAAAGAACAGAACAGCCATAATGGCAGAGTCGATTATCTTGCCGACTATAAACCTAGAGAACACATTGTTCAAGTCAGTGAGAAAATTGACTATGCTAGTTGCCTCATCTCCTTCAAGAAAGGCGTAAAGAAGTTTCTTTCCAAGAGAGGCAAATCTGTACTTGTCTTTTATCATGTAAATGGATATCACAAGGCCGATCACTAGATTGGTTATAAGCCCTGTAATACCGAAAGCCAAGGACAGTAGCTTCTCTATATTTAGAGAGGTGAAAGATAGTCCCTTCTCTAAAAAGACATCGAGCTGAAACAACATAGACAAAAGTAGCTTGTCTAAAAGAGGATTATCCATGTTGCCAAGTAAATTCTCTCGAAGGCCTGAAACCAGAAGTCTGAGTGACTTTGGAAGGTCTAAGAGAAGGTTGTTTATGCTCATCAGTAGCTTGGGAGAAGCTTTTGTGAAGAACAGATAAAGCCCAAGCAAAAGTGCCGAGTAGACAATCAAGATAGAAATACTTTTTTTAAAATTCAATCGCATCTCTAAATAATGTATAATTGGATTTAGTATATAAGCTATTATAAATCCATATACAAATGGCATCAGTATCTTGGATACTGTTGCGAAAAAATCTGATTGATGAAGGTCTTTTACTAAAATAAGAAACAGCAGTAAAACAACGGTTAAGCTAAAGTAGTTTAGTTTTCTTCTAATCATATTGGATCTCCTATGTTTTCGTTAATACAATTATATCATTAAAACTGGTATTTAGATTAATTAAGCTTTAATTAAATAAAAAGAGGTGGAGAAATGACAGTGCAGATAAAACCATATAAGAAAAACTTTGAATATGGATACAGCTTTGGAGTGTTCCCGACTATGGAGCTGCTGGAGAATAGGCCAGAAGACGTAATAAAGATAATGGTTATGGAAAAGGGATTGGAGAATGAAGGAGTCCAGAAGATAATAGAAAAGTGCAGGCGAGAAGGCATAGCGGTGGAAATAGCCGACAAGGCCATAAATCGCATAAGCAAGAAAGAGAACAACTACACTGTAGGGGTGTTCAGAAAGTACACTGAGCATATAGTGCCTGGAAATCACTTGGTGCTTGTAAATCCAAGCGATATGGGGAACATGGGCACTATAATAAGGACAGCCCTTGGCTTCAAGGTGCAAGACCTGGCCATAATAAGGCCTGGAGTAGATATATTCGACCCCAAGGTGGTGAGGTCATCTATGGGAGCTATCTTCAAAATAAGATGTGAGTACTTCGACTCTTTCGAGGACTATCAAGATGCATTTCCAGAAAACAATATATACACTTTTATGTTAAACGCAGACTACACACTGGCGGATGCAAAGGAGATAAAGTCGGAGCCGTATTCCCTTGTGTTCGGAAACGAGGGAAGCGGGCTGGATGAAAGCTACTTCAGCGGATTAGGCAAAAGCATAAAGATAGAGCAGAGCAGCCTTATAGATTCGCTAAACCTATCTATAGCAGTGGGTATAGCGCTATATGAATTCAACAGATAACTACTATTTAAAGAAATTATTTAAAACTAGAAGTTGATAGAAGAATCTGATTTGACCAAATACAATTCAAACCCTATAATTTACTAGGAATTTAAAAATTATAGGGAGGGTTTTAATATGAAAAGAAGGATAGCTTCAATAATAGGTGTTCTAGCGCTTTCAGCACTTGTATTTACAGGTTGCGGAGAGGACAGCACAGTGTCAAAAGTGGGAACAGCTCCAGATGGAAGTGAAGTGGCTATAGAGAAGGCTACCATAAAGTACATGGATGACACTGTCAAAGGTGGATACAAGACTGTTTCTACAGAAGAACTAAACAAATGGGTAGAGGACAATAAAGATATGGTGATAATAGACACTATGCCATCAGACAACTTTTCGAAAGGGCATATCCCAGGAGCAGTGAATGCAGAGCTTCCTAAGACTGGAATGGCTGATGCAACTGACGAGCAGAAAGAAGCTTTTATAAAACTACTCGGATCAGATAAAAGCAAAACTGTAGTTGTATACTGCGGGTTTGTTGGATGTGCTAGAAGTGATGTAGGAGCAGTGCTGGCTAAAGAAGCTGGATTTGAGGAAGTATACAGAGTTCCAGGCGGAGGAGTGGCTTGGCAAGAAGCTGGATATGAAGTTGAAAAGTAGATTTTTCAAAGCACTGTCTTTTATGGCTTTAGCTACGGTGCTGGCAACTGCTGGATGCTCTGCACTGGGTAATTCCTTTGTAGAAAAGGAAGTCAACCCCAAGGTAGACGTTATGGGAGTAAAGCTCTACATGGAAGAGGAAGAAGTAGAAAAGGCTGTAGGAGTCAAAGGTGAAAAAGCAATGTGTATAAATGGATATGAGTATGGATATATAGAAGAAAATCTAAACATAGGATTCAACATCGACACGGATGAAGTCAGACGGATCACAACTAAGAATCCTGAAACAAGCATATATGGGATGCATCCTGGAATATCACTGGAAAAAGCCTACGAGATTATAGAGTCCGAGGGATTTGAAAAGTATCAGGACGATAAATACAAGTTTGTCAAGGAGGATATAATACTCAGCGTAATATCCATGAAGGGCTCTCTTGCCGATGGAATATCGATAGAGATAAAGCCGTAGAGGATCATATATAATAAAAAAAGTTCCTATATTTTTAGGAACTTTTTTTATTATATATGATAAAATAAGGGTTAGGAATAAAGCACAGAGGGAGTTTTAGAAGGTGATCAAGAACTTTAGGATTATATCAATAGTTTTAATTCTCTTAGCTTTGGGATCAGGTGCAGCCTGGGGAGAGACAGAGAGCACCTCGAATAGAGAGGTTGTGCTGCAGCTAAGATGGAACCATCAGTTTCAATTTGCAGGTTACTACGCGGCAAAAGAGCTAGGCTACTACGAAGACGAAGGTCTGGATGTGGAAATCAGATCGGGAAGCGGAGGAGAAGGCCAGACTCAGTTTGCCCCAGACGAGGTGATAAAGGGCAGAGCCGAGTTCGGAGTGGGATCTTCGGACATAATACTGGCCAATGATGAAAGAGAAGAGCTTATGCTTGTATCGTCGTTTTTTCAAAAGAGTCCTGTCAGATACTATATGTTAGACACAGAAGAGTACAGCAATCTGGCCAATCTAGCTGATAAAAAGGTGGGGATCAGAGAAGAGGATTTGCTCAGCATAGAGTTCAAATCCATGCTGAGAGTAGAAGGTGTGAACTTGAACAGAATACCTCTTATAGACAAGTATTCGGTGTTCGAGCTAGAAGACCTGACTACAGGAAAGTACGATTTGATACCAGGCTATACAGGGGGCGTGATAGATTACTACGCCTACAAAGAGGGAGTGAAACTAAAGGAGATAAGAGCGATAGACTACGGCATAGACTTCTATGGTGACTCTCTTTTCACGACCAAGAAGCTTGCGACAGAAGACCCTGAGCTGGTTGAAAAGTTTAGACGAGCTAGCATAAAGGGATGGAAGTATGCGCTTGAAAATCCAGAAAAAACTATAGATATAATATTGGAAAACTACGACAATCCAGAGCATAAGAGCAAGTCGGATTTCAGGGAGTACAATGAGTTTCAATCTGAAAAAATAAGAGATCTTATGCTTTATCCTGTGGTTGAAATAGGGAATATAAATCCTTATAGATGGGATGAAATGGGCAGTACCCTGTATCAGTTCGGAATAATAAAAAATGAATTCAATGCGGAGAAAACCATATTCAACTATGAGGAGATAGCCAGAGGACAGGAAAAAGACTCGCTAAATCAATTTATACAGTTTATAATGGTGGGGTTTCTGTTTTCTGTAGTAATTTTCTTTATAAACTTGAGCTCTAAAAACACCGACTTGGAAATAGAGATAGCTGAAAGAGAAGAGGCTGAGAAGAGGCTGAAAAAAGAGAGAGATAGATATGAAATACTCTTCAACAGCTCCATAATAGGCATAGTGCTTACAAGACGAACAGGGGAGATAGTGCAGTGCAATAAGAAGTGGCTTGAAATGACTGGCTACGATGAAGGCGAGCTGGTAGGCAGGTCTATGAAGACCATAATAAGCCCGGAGGAGAATGAAGTGCCAAATGAGCTTATAAACAAGCTGATAGATGGCGAATTGACGGAGTACGAGGTGGAGCAGAAGTATACAAAGAAAGACGGGGGATATCTTTGGGGGAATCTGTTTATGGTGGCGATGGATGACAGCGAAACAGATGAAAAGATATATCTCAATATGGTAGCTGACATAACTACAAAAAAAATGATGGAAGAGTCCGTAGACAGGGCCGAAGCTAGATTCAGAGATATAGTGAACGAGGTAGCGGCCGAGATAAACGTCCCGATAGACTTTGAGACGAAAAAAATAGACGACAAGACAAAGATGCTTTCAAAGCTAGAGGAGATAAATCTAGAGCTTGAAAAGATGTTTAAAAACGAATTAGACGAGAACAGAAAGAAGGAAGTGCTCATAATACACCAGGCAAAGCTTGCAGCCATGGGGGAGATGATAGGGAACATAGCTCACCAGTGGAGGCAGCCACTCAACAGCTTGGCGCTGGTGCTTTCAAACCTAGAGGATGCCTTTGTACACGCAGAGTTGGAGCAGGAGTACTTCGACACATGTATAGAGAGGTCTAGAAGGCTTATAAATCAGATGTCCAACACTATAGACGACTTCAGGTACTTCTTCAATCCAGCGAGCGAGAAAGAGAAGTTTTCACCATGTGAAAGTATAAATTCGATACTCTACTTGCTAGACGAGAAGTTCAGATTCAACGATATAAGTGTCATGTTCTCGGATTGCGACAGAAATCTAAGTGCGTATGGATATAACAATCATTATTCACAGGCACTCTTTAACGTCATAAGCAACTCGGCGGATGCACTTGCAGATGTGGACAGCCCTGACAAGAGAATAGAGATAAGGGTGTACGAGAAAGGTAGCGACCTAGTCTGCGAGATAGAGGACAATGCAGGCGGAATAGACGAGGATATAATAGATAAGGTGTTTGAGATGTACTTCACAACTAAGCCTGGTAAGAAGGGTACGGGGCTTGGACTGTATATCACCAAGACCATAATAGAGAACAACCTGAATGGAAAGGTGAACTGTGAAAATACTAAAAACGGTCTTATGACCAAGATAAGAATTCCCAAAGAAAGCGAGGACAGTGACGATGAATAGGAAAGAAGAGGAAAATATACTTTCAAATATAACATTGCTATTCGTGGAAGACGAAGAGATTGCAAGGCTAGAACTTTCGAAATACTTGAAGCGAAGAGTAGGACGACTGATTGTGGGAAAAGACGGGGTGGAAGGCCTCGAGCTTTTGAAAAAATACAACCCAGACATGGTCGTGACAGACTTGAAAATGCCTGGGAAGACAGGGCTTGAAATGCTTAAAGAGGCTAGAGAAAACGGCTATGATGGTGGAGTCATAATAAATTCGGCTCTTTCAGATAGCGAGACTATACTCGAGGCTGTGGACCTTGGAATAGTGAAGTATATAGTAAAGCCTGTAGACACTAACAAGCTGCTAGAAGCTATGAACGAGCTGGCACTTCATATAATGAAGCAGAAAACAGGAAAAGTCATAATTGAAGACAAGTATATACTGAACAGAGACGAGAAAAAAGAGCTAGAGGACGAGATAAAGAGCAAGGTAGCTTTTTTTATAAAAAAATACACCGGCAAAGGACCTAAAAATATAAGGGTGTTTATACAGGGGAAGGACATAAACGTGGAAGCAGAGGAAACGCTCACAGCTTTTGAGAGCAGCATAGTCAAAAGCAACAAGAATCACTCGCTTGTAGACTACAACAGAAAGATATTCTACTCAGAGCTGAAGAGAGAGTTTGAAAAGATGATACAAGAGTCTACAGACTTGAATGTCAGGATGATAGAGGCAGAGCCTAACTCTAAAAAAAATGTGGATTATATAAAATTCTCTTTTGTATAACTTGTAAAGGACAGGGCTATTTGATATAATCAAGCTATAGAAATTTATAATCCTGCCGAAGCGGATACGAGAGTAAGCCGATTTGGAAAGATTAAAACTAGATATTATTTTTAGTTGGCAAATACTGAAGATGGTTTTACAACCAAGCTTAGAGAGGTCAGCACGAAGCATATGTCTTTGTGTTGCCCTTTTTTATTTAAGCGAGACAACGTTTTCAGATGAAAAAGAGGCATTCTGGAAGTGATAAGAGTCTTGTATGAGGATTTATTTTACAATAATACGGAGTATGGAGGGATCATATGATAACTTTTGGCGATTACGTAAGACCAAAGAGTCTAGATGAGGCTAGCGAGCTTTTAAAGACTAAGAAACCTGCTAGAATTATAGGTGGCGGGCTTTATGTGAGAATGGGAGACAGAAGGATAGGACTGGCAGTTGATCTATCTGATCTAGAGCTAGACTATATAAAAGAGACAGATGACAGCTTTGAAATAGGGGCTATGACGTCACTGAGATCATTAGAGACTGATAGCGCACTAAATGCACATTACGGGGATGTGTTCAAGCAGTCGCTTAAAGACATAGTAGGAGTTCAGCTTAGAAACATAGCAACTGTAGGTGGAACTGTATACCAGAAATACGGATTCTCAGACGTGATACCTGCGCTTCTAGCTGTTGACGCTAAAGTTTGCTTCCACTCGACTGGAGAGATATCACTAAAGGAATACCTAGCAGAAGATGGGTTCAGAAGAGACGTACTTGAAAAAGTTGTAATTCCTAAGGCTAAAGAGGTTTGTGCTTCAAACCAGACTATCAGAATCTCTAGAGGAGACTACGCTATGCTAGTCACTGTAGTGGCGAAGATAGACGGAAAGTACAATGTAACTGTTGGAGCAAGACCTAGAAGAGCGGCACTGGCTCTAAAAGCTATGGACTACTTGAATTCAGCAGGAGAAGTTACAGAAGAAGTGGCTATAAAAGCAGGAGAACTTGCTGCAGAAGAGCTTGTATTTGGAACGAATACTAGAGGAACAGCAGAATATAGAGAAGATGTATGTAAAGTATTGATCAAGAGAGCTGTTTTGGAGGTGTCTTCATGCAAATAAAGTTAAACATAAATGGATCAGATAAAACGTTAGATGTAAAACCTCATGAGTTCTTAGTTGAAGTACTGAGAGAAAATGGTTATCTAGGGGTTAAAAAGGGTTGTGAGACTGGAAACTGCGGACTGTGTACTATACTGATAGACGACAAGCCAGTGCTTTCATGTTCTTACCTAGCTGTAAGAGCTGAAGGAAAGAAGATAACTACTATAGAAGGTGTTCAAGCTGAAGCGGCAGAAGTGGGATCGTTCCTTGTAGAAGAGGGAGTTGACCAATGCGGATACTGTAGCCCAGGTCTTGTTATGACTATAATAGGAATGAAGAAAGAGATAGAAAACCCTACAGAAGATGACATAAGAAATTACCTTACAAACAACCTATGCAGATGTACTGGATACGTTGGACAGCTGAGAGCTATAAAGAAGTTAATGGGGGTAGAATAATATGAAAGCAGTTAATAAACCGATTTCTAAAATAGATGGTATGGGACTAGTAACTGGTAAGCCAGTCTATACAGACGACTTGGCTCCAAAAGACGCTCTTATTGTAAAGATACTGAGAAGTCCACATGCTTTTGCGAAGATGAAGGACATAGATGTAAGCAGAGCGCTTAAAGTGCCTGGAGTGGAGTGTGTGCTTACTTGGAAGGACATCCCAAGGATACCTTTCACAAGATCAGGAGCTTCTTTTCCAGAGCCAGCTTCATATGACTCTTACATCCTAGATGAGTATGTAAGATATGTAGGAGATAGTGTTGCCATAGTTGCAGCTGTAGACGAAGAGACTGCTGAAAAAGCTATGAAGATGATAAAGGTAGACTATGAAGTATTCGAGCCTGTAATAGACTTTGAAAAGGCCATAGACCATCCTTCTGTAATCCACCCAGACCACAAGAACTACAAGCCTAATGCCATAATACATCCTAACTTTGACAGAAACGTAGCTTGTGAATACGAGTACGACTGGTCAAAAGGAGATAAGGGAATAGACGAGATATTCGCAGAGTGTGACGTTGTAATAGAAAACACTACTTACAACCAAGCGCAAGAGCATGCGATGATGGAGACTCACAGATCTTACACTTACAAGGACATGCATGGAAGACTTGTAATAGTTTCTTCTACACAGGTTCCTTTCCACGTAAGAAGAACTGTAGCTAGGTCACTGGGAATGACACCAGATCAGGTAAGAGTTATAAAGCCTCGTATAGGTGGAGGATTCGGTGCGAAGCAGAACCTTCAGGCAGAGTTTTATCCAGCTGCTGTAACTATGAGAACTGGAAAGCCTGCAAAGATGATTTTCAGTAGAGTAGAGAACACTATATGTGGAACTACTAGACACAGAATGAGAATAGACACTAAGATAGGTGCTATGAAAGACGGTACTATAAGAGCTATAGATATGGAAGTGCTTTCAGACCAGGGAGCTTACGGAGAGCACTCTAAGACTACTCTAGCTCCAGCTGGATACAAGACTATACCTCTTTACAACAAGGCTGATGCCTACAGATTCCACGGATACACTGCGTACACTAACCTTCCTACAGCAGGAGCGTTTAGAGGGTTCGGAGTTACTCAGGGAATATTCGCTACAGAGTCTATAGTGAACAAGTTAGCACATGAGCTAGACATGGACCCAGCTGTTATAAGAGAGAAGAACATGCTTAAGGAAGGCGAGACTTCAGTAGGATTCAACCTTTCTACAGTGTTCGACGACCTTTCAGAGCTTCAGACTGCAGAGAGCTGTGGACTTGAGCAAGCGGTTAAGAGAGGTAAGGAGCTTATAGGATGGGACGAGAAGTTCCCTAAGAAGGAAGTTTCATCTAGCAAAGTAAGAGGAGTTGGAATGGCTCTTTCTATGCAGGGATCGGGAATACCTAATATAGACTCTGCATCGGCAACTATAAGATTCCAGGAGAATGGATTCTTCACGCTTCTGCTAGGAGCTACCGACATAGGAACAGGTAGTGACACTATCCTTAAACAGATAGCTGCAGACGCTATAGGAATATCTGAAGACAGAATAAGAGTATTCTCTTCTGACACAGACCTTACACCGTTCGACGTTGGAGCATACGCATCTAGTACGACTTACGTTACTGGAAATGCAGTTATAAATGCAGGTAAGCTTGCAAGAGAAGAGCTTTTCAAGCAGGCGGCAAGACTTCTTGAGACTGATGTAGACTCGCTTGAGTTTGACGGAGACAAGTTCACAGACAAGAAGAGCGGAGAGGTACTTGACCTTGAGCACATGGGAACTAAGCTTACTTACGGTAAGTTCCAGCACCAGATAGAGGTTACAGGATCTTATGTTCCTTACAAGGCTGCGAGTCCTTATATGGCATGTTTCGTAGAGGTTGAGGTAGACACTGAGACTGGAATAGTTGAAGTTCCTAACATGGTAGGAGTGGTAGACTGTGGAACTCCTATAAACCCTAAGCTTGCAAAAGTGCAGACAGAGGGTGGACTTATACAGGGTCTAGGTCTAGCGCTTATAGAGAAGATAAGCTACGACAGTAGAGGAAGAATGACTACAGACAGTCTGATGGAGTACAAGATACCAAGTAGAGACGACATAAAGACTAACCTAGTTGTAGAGTTCACAGACACTTATGAGCCTACAGGACCATACGGAGCGAAGTCTATAGGAGAGATAGTTCTTAACCCAACTCCTCCAGCTATACAAGACGCTATATACAACGCTACAGGAATATGGCTGACAGATCTTCCAATGACTCCTGAGAAGGTGCTAAAGGCGCTTAAAGAGAAGAAGAACAAGTAAGTAGAACACGATAAAGAGAGTTTAATTGCGATAAAGCCTTACAACGTAGAAAAACAGTGGTTAAAGCAGATAGAAAACTCTTTACAAATATAATCTTTGGAAATATAATTAGCTATGGTATACAGGTATACAAGTTATGAAGATTAAAGGAGAGTCAGTGTCCACATGTCTAGTAAAAGATATGAAATAAGAAGAGGATGTTTACTTTATAGAGAAGAAATCTGCTTTAAGACGTTCGTTCACGAATTAAAGTGGAA
This is a stretch of genomic DNA from Andreesenia angusta. It encodes these proteins:
- a CDS encoding xanthine dehydrogenase family protein molybdopterin-binding subunit, with product MKAVNKPISKIDGMGLVTGKPVYTDDLAPKDALIVKILRSPHAFAKMKDIDVSRALKVPGVECVLTWKDIPRIPFTRSGASFPEPASYDSYILDEYVRYVGDSVAIVAAVDEETAEKAMKMIKVDYEVFEPVIDFEKAIDHPSVIHPDHKNYKPNAIIHPNFDRNVACEYEYDWSKGDKGIDEIFAECDVVIENTTYNQAQEHAMMETHRSYTYKDMHGRLVIVSSTQVPFHVRRTVARSLGMTPDQVRVIKPRIGGGFGAKQNLQAEFYPAAVTMRTGKPAKMIFSRVENTICGTTRHRMRIDTKIGAMKDGTIRAIDMEVLSDQGAYGEHSKTTLAPAGYKTIPLYNKADAYRFHGYTAYTNLPTAGAFRGFGVTQGIFATESIVNKLAHELDMDPAVIREKNMLKEGETSVGFNLSTVFDDLSELQTAESCGLEQAVKRGKELIGWDEKFPKKEVSSSKVRGVGMALSMQGSGIPNIDSASATIRFQENGFFTLLLGATDIGTGSDTILKQIAADAIGISEDRIRVFSSDTDLTPFDVGAYASSTTYVTGNAVINAGKLAREELFKQAARLLETDVDSLEFDGDKFTDKKSGEVLDLEHMGTKLTYGKFQHQIEVTGSYVPYKAASPYMACFVEVEVDTETGIVEVPNMVGVVDCGTPINPKLAKVQTEGGLIQGLGLALIEKISYDSRGRMTTDSLMEYKIPSRDDIKTNLVVEFTDTYEPTGPYGAKSIGEIVLNPTPPAIQDAIYNATGIWLTDLPMTPEKVLKALKEKKNK